The sequence TGATAACCCCGCACACCGCCATCGGCGGGACGTTCGCCGGGGACCCCCGGACTGCCGTGGACGTGACACTCTCCTCCCGGGAGGTGGACGAGATCAGGCGGGCAGCAAGCCCCTACCGGGTGATCCCGGTCCTGCAGGGGGTGGACGAGGTGGAGTTTGGCCGCGGTGAGAGCGGGTATACCCGGGTCATCGGGCTCGATCCGGAGGATATCCCCATTCTGCTCAGGATAGAGGAGGGGCGCTACCCCCGGCAGAACCAGCCCGGGGCGCTTGTCGGGACCTACCTTGCCCGGGAGTACGACCTCCGCCCCGGCTCAAGGATCGCCGTCGGCGGGGAGGACCTGCGGGTGGCGGGCGTGCTCGCGGAGCGGGGGTTTGCCGTCGACATCAACCCTGACTACGCCATCGTCGTCACGGAGGGCTGGTACACCGGTCATTTCGGGACCCAGGACGGCGGCTACGCGATGGCCATCGTCAGGGTCGGGGATATCGCCGCGATCGACGAGGTGAAGGACGCGGTGGAGACCCGGCTCAACCGGCGCGAGGATGTGGTCGACATCATCGATTCGCGGGAAATGCTCGGGCAGTATCAGGCTATCTACGGGCAGATCACGGTCTTCCTCCTCGGGATCGGGGGGATCTCCCTCCTCGTTGCGGCTGTCAACATCCTCAACGTCATGTACATAGCGGTAACCGAGCGGGTCTCAGAGATCGGGGTGATGCGGAGCATCGGGGTCCGCCGGCGTGAGGTCCTGCGGATCTTCCTCTACGAGGCCCTGATCCTCGGGGTCGCCGGGAGCGCCGTCGGCGGGGTCTTGAGCGCGGTCGTCGGCTACGTCGTCAGCGTCGCCGCCATCGGGCTCTTCACGGCGGGGACCACGTTCGGCGAGGAGTTCGTGGTCTTCAACCTGACCGCTGTCGGGTACATCGTCTTTGGTATGGCGTTTGGTATCGGAACAAGCGCCCTTGCTGGGTTCTACCCAGCCTGGAAGGCGGCCCGTCTCCTCCCGGTGGAGGCGATGCGGCATGCGTGACCCGGAGGAGGGGCTGCGTGATCCTGGTTGACCTAGCGGTCCGCAACCTCAGGCGGCACGCGGTCAGGTCGGCCCTTGCCATGGTCGGGATCGTCATCGGGGTCCTCGCCATAGCGTCGCTCGGGATCCTCGGCGCCAGTCTCTCGGCGCTCGTCGGGGGCCTTGTCTCGGACGTGAGCGATACCATCCTCGTCACCCCCCACGTGGCGGTATCAAGCGGTGACCCCTTCGACCCGAGGAACATCCTCGCTTCACGGATATCTGACCGGGACGTGGCGCTCATCGAGAAGGCGGCCGGGCAGAACCGCGTCATCCCGATGATCCGGACGGCCGAGCGGCTCACCGCGGGGGAGACCTCCGGTTACGTGACGGTCTACGCGCTCCGCCCCGACGATATACCGTTTCTGCTCGATGCGGAGGCAGGCCGCTACCCGGAGTCCACGTCGCCCGGGGTGATGGTGGGCTCGCTCCTCGCCGAGGATCTCGATCTCGGCGTCGGGAGCAGGATCGAGTTTGCGAACGAGAGCGTCCGGGTCATCGGGATCGCTGCTGAGCGGGGCATGGGGATCGATATCAACCCTGATTACGCCGTCATCGTCACCGACGCCCGCTACCCGGACGAGGACCCGGGCATGGTGGTCGTGAAGGTGAGAGACCCTGCCGATATCGGGGAGGTGAAAGGTGCCATCGAGAGCCAGGTCAACCGCAGGAAGGAGAAGGTGGACGTCCTTGACTCGCGCGAGGTGCTCCAGCTCTACTACGAGACGATGGACGCCATCTCCCTCTTCCTGCTCGGCATCGGCGCGGTATCGCTCTTTGTCGCGAGCGTCTCGATCCTCAACGTCATGATCATCTCTGTTACGGAACGGAGACGTGAGATCGGGTTGATGCGGAGTATCGGCGTCTCCCGGCGCGAGGTCTTGCGGATCTTCCTCTACGAGGCCCTGGCCCTCGGTGTCGCCGGGAGCATCGCCGGGGGGATCCTGAGCGCTCTCGTGGGCTACTACGCGAGCGCAGCCGCTTCCGGGCTCCTCGGGGGGTTCGTCGTCCCGGCCGGGGAGGCTGCCGTGAGCCCGGCGGTTGCCGGCTACATCGCCTTCGGGATGGCGTTCGGGGTTGCCGCAAGCGTCATCGCCGGGCTTTACCCGGCGTGGAAGGCGGCGGGCCTGAACCCGATCGAGGCGCTCCGCTACGAGTAAGGGGCCCCGGACGCGTTCTCCGTGCGGTCCGGGATCTCGGGGTGCAGGGTTTATATATCCGGGGTGGTATGGGGAGTCAGGTGAAGAACGAATGCTCTTTGTCCTGTGGTATAAGTTCGAGCCTGAGCACACCCACCAGGTTCTGGAACTCTGGAAGCACTTCCAGTTCCCCTCTGACGTGAAGGTCCACAACCGCTACCTCCTCATCGGGCGGCACATGTCGGTCGCCGTCTTTGAGGCGCCGGATGAGCGGTCCATCCTGAAGATCACCGCGCCGTTCAGTTCCTACGGGGTTGCACACGTCGCGCCGGCGATGTCGCTCGAAGAGGCGATCAAGACGACGTGGTGATCCGGGGCGCTCCGGAAGACCGGAAAAATTCCCCTTTTTTGTCTGAACATCGATCCCGGTCTGCGGTACCGGACGCCTCTGGCACTCAAGGTCTCACCACGCCAGGGGCGCGACACCTCCCGCCGGGACCGGCGCGCGCATACCCTGTGGTGCGGCCTCCCGGTTGCCCCCGAATACCATCCCTAATACGGTCGATTCCCGGGATCAGGCTCCTCATGCCC is a genomic window of Methanoculleus bourgensis MS2 containing:
- a CDS encoding ABC transporter permease gives rise to the protein MIFLSFAARNLRRHWFRSLLSVIGIVVGVAAIASLGILGGSINLLVANLISDVGDTIVITPHTAIGGTFAGDPRTAVDVTLSSREVDEIRRAASPYRVIPVLQGVDEVEFGRGESGYTRVIGLDPEDIPILLRIEEGRYPRQNQPGALVGTYLAREYDLRPGSRIAVGGEDLRVAGVLAERGFAVDINPDYAIVVTEGWYTGHFGTQDGGYAMAIVRVGDIAAIDEVKDAVETRLNRREDVVDIIDSREMLGQYQAIYGQITVFLLGIGGISLLVAAVNILNVMYIAVTERVSEIGVMRSIGVRRREVLRIFLYEALILGVAGSAVGGVLSAVVGYVVSVAAIGLFTAGTTFGEEFVVFNLTAVGYIVFGMAFGIGTSALAGFYPAWKAARLLPVEAMRHA
- a CDS encoding ABC transporter permease; translated protein: MILVDLAVRNLRRHAVRSALAMVGIVIGVLAIASLGILGASLSALVGGLVSDVSDTILVTPHVAVSSGDPFDPRNILASRISDRDVALIEKAAGQNRVIPMIRTAERLTAGETSGYVTVYALRPDDIPFLLDAEAGRYPESTSPGVMVGSLLAEDLDLGVGSRIEFANESVRVIGIAAERGMGIDINPDYAVIVTDARYPDEDPGMVVVKVRDPADIGEVKGAIESQVNRRKEKVDVLDSREVLQLYYETMDAISLFLLGIGAVSLFVASVSILNVMIISVTERRREIGLMRSIGVSRREVLRIFLYEALALGVAGSIAGGILSALVGYYASAAASGLLGGFVVPAGEAAVSPAVAGYIAFGMAFGVAASVIAGLYPAWKAAGLNPIEALRYE
- a CDS encoding DUF3303 domain-containing protein, producing the protein MLFVLWYKFEPEHTHQVLELWKHFQFPSDVKVHNRYLLIGRHMSVAVFEAPDERSILKITAPFSSYGVAHVAPAMSLEEAIKTTW